From the genome of Gloeocapsa sp. DLM2.Bin57, one region includes:
- a CDS encoding phytoene/squalene synthase family protein — MNLRDNALEILKETSRTFYIPISRLPSELLEAVASAYLCMRAIDEIEDHPTLNNLTKAKLLRRLSLNLQASSEHYHLENFTAGLTTDEDNLPEVSLRLGEWCLLAPQTIAPRIWDATAAMADRMAYWSERNWYIETEGDLDSYTFSVAGAVGLLLCDLWAWYNNTQTNRMYAVGFGRGLQSVNILRNHREDKARGVHFFPHNWDIKQMEAYARRNLYLADCYTKSLPPGPVLDFCQIPLALAHGTLEVMALGQEKLTRSDVLALVEKASSSLAWNSEAV; from the coding sequence ATGAATTTACGTGACAATGCCTTAGAAATCTTAAAAGAAACCAGTAGAACCTTTTATATACCTATTTCTCGTTTACCGTCAGAGTTGTTAGAAGCGGTTGCTTCAGCTTATCTCTGTATGCGAGCGATCGATGAGATAGAAGATCATCCTACCTTAAATAATCTCACTAAAGCTAAATTATTACGTCGTCTTAGTTTAAATTTACAAGCTAGTTCTGAACATTACCACTTAGAAAATTTTACCGCAGGATTAACTACAGATGAGGATAACTTACCTGAAGTAAGTCTGCGCCTCGGGGAATGGTGTTTATTAGCTCCTCAGACTATAGCTCCTAGAATTTGGGACGCTACCGCAGCCATGGCGGATCGCATGGCTTATTGGTCTGAGCGTAATTGGTATATCGAAACCGAAGGAGATTTAGATAGTTATACTTTTAGTGTAGCAGGTGCAGTAGGTTTATTGCTATGTGATTTATGGGCTTGGTATAATAATACTCAAACTAATCGTATGTACGCAGTTGGTTTTGGTCGAGGTTTACAGTCGGTAAATATTTTACGCAATCACCGCGAAGACAAAGCTAGAGGTGTACATTTCTTCCCTCATAATTGGGATATTAAACAAATGGAGGCTTATGCACGTCGTAATTTATATCTAGCTGATTGTTATACTAAATCATTACCGCCTGGACCTGTGCTAGATTTTTGTCAAATTCCTTTAGCTTTAGCTCATGGTACACTAGAAGTTATGGCTCTTGGTCAAGAAAAACTCACCCGCAGCGATGTTTTAGCTTTAGTTGAAAAGGCTTCGAGTAGTTTGGCTTGGAATTCAGAAGCTGTATAA